A stretch of Castanea sativa cultivar Marrone di Chiusa Pesio chromosome 2, ASM4071231v1 DNA encodes these proteins:
- the LOC142625510 gene encoding uncharacterized protein LOC142625510, translating into MAGDPTKQNQNLICHCHQDVGHTTENCRTLWNHLEQLVSEGKLKQYLYKPNGQGSHSGSINQRNNLSRPPLGMINVIFIAPGRTGSCPTRVMFVSYVLVEESGSKPKRIKGSVSPILGFSDEDKVGTIQPHDDALVVTLRIGDYDVRRVMVD; encoded by the coding sequence ATGGCTGGAGATCCTACGAAGCAGAACCAGAATCTCATTTGCCATTGTCATCAGGACGTAGGTCACACTACTGAGAATTGCAGAACactttggaaccatttggagcagctagttagtgaaggaaaattgaagcaatATTTGTATAAGCCCAATGGACAAGGAAGCCATTCAGGTTCGATCAATCAAAGGAATAACTTATCCCGGCCTCCCCTAGGGATGATTAATGTCATTTTCATTGCCCCTGGAAGGACTGGCTcttgtcctactagggtgatgttTGTGTCCTATGTTCTTGTCGAGGAGTCTGGCTCGAAGCCGAAGAGAATTAAAGGAAGTGTTTCGCCTATTTTGGGCTTTTCGGATGAAGACAAGGTGgggaccattcaaccccatgacgatgctctggTGGTTACCCTGAGGATAGGGGACTATGATGTAAGAAGAGTGATGGTTGATTAG